Below is a window of Oscillatoria salina IIICB1 DNA.
CAGATATACGATGGGTAAAGCAAATCGAACGGGCAATCATTGAAAATAAATTCCAACTTTATATCCAACAAATTGCTTGTTTGCAAAAATCTTCTTTAGCAAATGAAGACCATTACGAGGTGTTGTTACGATTGTCAGATGAAACAGGTAAGATTGTTTCTCCAATGGCGTTTATCCCCGCCGCCGAACGCTATAATTTAATGGGATTAATCGATCGTTGGGTGATTGGTAACTTTTTTGCTTATTTAGCTCAATATTCGGCTAAATTGCTTTCTCAAGAAAAGAAGTTGGCAAGTATCTATACAATTAATTTATCTGGAGAAAGTATTAATGACGATCGCTTGGTAGAATTTCTCAAACAACAGTTCCAAATTTATCAAATACCACCGCAGCTAATTTGCTTTGAAATTACTGAAACTGTAGCCGTATCTAATCTCACTAAAGCTAGACAAATGATTCAGGAAATTAGTAAACTTGGTTGTTGCTTTGCTTTAGATGATTTTGGTAGTGGTATGTCTTCTTTTGGTTATCTTAAATATTTGCCTGTAAAATATTTAAAAATTGACGGACAGTTTATTAAAGATATAGTAAACGATCCTCTCGATCGCGCGATCGTCGAAGCAATTAATAATATTGGTCATGTGGTGGGAATGAAAACTATTGGTGAGTTTGTTAGTGATGAAAATATTTTGCAAATTATTGGAGAATTGGGTGTAGATTATGCTCAAGGTTATGCAGTTAGTAAACCTCATCCTTTATGGGAAATTGAGGATTAGAGATTGGGGATTGGTGATTGGGGACTGGGTTCAGTTATCAGTTATCAGTGAACAGTTATTAGTCAACAGTTGGGATGGGATTGCTAATGGGAGAGATTCAAGAAGGTGGCATTAGAAGAACGACAGATTCGAGGGTAAACTGGTCACTGTTCATTGGTCACTGTTCACTGTTGATTGGGGATTGGGGATTGGGGATTGGAAAATGATTTTTTTGGGTTACTAAGTATAGATGATTTATTAAATTATTTTTTGGTAGCGGGAGCGTCTCGCTACCTAAAATTTTTAAGACCAATAATTGCTATAGTAGATGAAAAGTTACTGATAATAATCGACGATGAACGATAAAGCTGGAAATCTTTATGTAGTAGGAACACCGATTGGTAATCTAGAAGATATTACTTTTCGGGCTATACGAATTTTACAAGAAGTGGATATAATTGCGGCTGAAGATACGCGCCATACAGGTAAATTATTACAACATTTTCAGATTATTACTCCACAAATTAGTTATCATAAATATAATTGCCAACAACGTCAAGAAGAATTGTTGACTCGGTTGCTGGAAGGGGATAAAATTGCTTTAGTTACTGATGCAGGAATGCCCTCGATTTCCGATCCGGGTTGTGAGTTAGTCGCTGCTTGTTTAAAGCAGGGAATAAAAGTGATTCCTTTACCTGGTGCAAATGCGGCGGTAACTGCTTTATCGGTAGCAGGAATGAATGGATCTGAGTTTGTGTTTGCAGGTTTTCTTCCTACTAAGAATAAAGAGCGACAAACTCATTTGGAAACTCTCAAAAATGAAACTCGCACGATAATATTTTATGAAGCACCTCATCGACTGGTAACAACACTGCAAGATTTAGCGAAGTTTGTTGGGGAAAATAGAGAAATTTTTCTGGGGAGAGAGTTGACAAAATTACATGAAGAGTGTATAAAGATGAAACTAGGGGAGGCGATCGCGTTTTACAGGGAAAAAACTCCTAAAGGTGAATTTACCTTAGTGATGGCAGGAGCAGCAACCGCAGAAAAGCTCACAATCTCCGAAAGTGAGTTGAAAGTAGAGTTACAGCAAATGTTAGCCCAAGGAATGACGCGATCGCAAGCTGCTCGTCAACTAGCTCAAGTAACTAATCTCTCCCGTCGGCAAATTTATCAACTGGATTTAGATTAAGAAGAAACCTAACCCCAGATAGAGGTTTTAAAGAAAAAAAATAGCTACCAGAGAGTTAATTTACTAAGAAGAAAAAATTTACTCATAAATAAAGTTAATGACGAAAAAAATTAGCCATTTAGTCCGGTTTAGTCGTAAAATCTTAGTAGATTAGTCTGTCAGGAGAAATTCCCCGAGTCAGGAAACAGAAGTTAAGCTCGAAAAATTCGTTAGTGAAGGAAGGATTTGTAGACGAGAAAAAAATCGTCTTGCTAATTTTTGTTAAACCAACGAAAATAGTTTCCATGCAAGCAAAGCTTCTCAATTCTGCCTTTTGAATTTTAGCTCCTGATGCGGAAAAAGATAATTAAGTAGTGAAGCATACATCTCAAGAGATGTTGGTGTGAGACCAGAGGAGGTCAAAGTGCGCCTTTCAGGTATTGCTCTCGGTAGTTTAACAGCCTTGGTAGCGGCTAATTTTCCTGCTATTGCAAGCGAAATGACGACTTGGGAAAATCAGTCATCTAAATCACGAGAATTTCCTAGCGAAATAAATTTTTCAGTTGGAGAAATACCAGCAGTTGAAAAAGTAAACTCGGTTACATCTGACGATTCTGTCACAGTGACAGACTTATCATCAGAGTTAACCACAACTTCCTTAGAAATAAGCCCAAAAACTAACAACAGCCAAACGGAGAAAACTAATCTTAGTCAGAGATATTTAGCCACAACCAACCCAGCTAAATTAACTCCCCAAACCAAGTCAGAAGTAATCGAATTTGGACAAGAAATTCCTAAAAAAAACCCAGCAACTCAACCTGTTGCTGAAATTACAATCTCACAAGTAGCTCAAACTCCTTTTACTGAAGTTCCCGCGATAGAAGCAATTACTTCGACAGTTAACCAATCAAGTGAAACAAATGTGGTTAACAGTCGTGGAGAAGTAGAAATGCCAACCCAAACAGTTAGCCAAGAAATAACTAACGAACCAGCACAAAATTCAAATTGTGCGGCACAAAATCCAGACAATCGAGAAGTATCTAATCAAGGAGCAGAATTATTAGCTCAAACTCGTAATTGTCCCCGTCCCCAACCAATTCAACCTTTAGTTTTACCAGATATTACGTTTGAAGAAGCGGGTTCATCTCCAGCTTTGAGCATTTACATTCCCGTTGGTTTTGGTGCAGATGGTGGCACATTATTTGTGAGTGGAACTTACCAAGCTAGCGTCCGCGACGATGATGGCGATGTCGCTACATTTGGCGCAGGTTTAGGTTTGGGAAATGCTAGAGAAGCAGTGGGAGTAGAACTATCTTATGCTTTTGAAACCGAAGATACAGATGACTTTGGTGCAGGGGGTTTTAATGCGAAAGTGCATCGTCAGTTAGGACGAGATTTGTCAGTTGCTGTCGGTTGGAATGGTTTTGCAAATATCGGTGATAATGATTTCGACCATTCAGTTTATGGAGTAGCAACGACCGTTTTACGCACCAGAGAATCAATTAACGATCCTTTCAGTCGGGTTGCTTTAACACTTGGTGTTGGTACGGGACAATTTAGCGAACATGACGATGACGATGATGATGGCGTAAATGTGTTTGGTAATGTGGCTATTCGCGTCAATCGTCCGATTAGTTTGATTACAGAATGGTCGGGAGACGATTTAGGTTTTGGTTTATCGATCGCGCCGTTTAAAAATATACCTTTTGTAATTACTCCCGCAGTTCGTGATGTAATTGGTGAAGGTGACGAACCGAGATTTGTTTTAGGTGCTGGTACGGCAATTAAGTTTTAGTGAGGAGGTTGGTAAAAATGGAGAAAATCAAGCGTTTAAGTTGGGTTTTAGGCTTATCAATGGTTGCAGTCAGCTTAACAGTTAGTCCGGCGAAAGCTGATGGTAGTTATTCTGATATTACTGGGACAAATATTTGGAACAATACCGCACCCATATTTGAAGGTTCCGAAGGCGGAATAGACCCGGATTTAGTCGCCAGAGTCGAACGATTAAACGAAGAATCAGCCGCAGCATTCCAAGCTTGTAACGCAGCGATCGCGCAAGTCGAACAACAACTTCCTCCCTCCGGACCGAGGAGATTCGCTCGACAACCGCAACCCGGTCAATCTCCCGGCGTTCCCGTCGCTTGTCAGCGACTGAATGAATTAAGAGTAGAAGTTGAAAATGTGCGTCTAGAGTTGCAAGAATTGGCAGGAACCGTCCAATCCGGTTACGCTACTTGGTAAAGATTCACATAGCGCGATCGCCCTTTCCGCCGAATAGTGAGGAGAAGAAGCAACAATGAATTTAAGCAAAATTCACTTATTTACCACCGTTTTAGCTGCTGGAGTTGTCACTTCCCTTGCAACTCCCACCCAAGCACAAGTTCGGGATGTCTTCGATAACCAAGCCATCCAATTTGCCGAAGATACTATCGTCGAATTTGAGTTTGTCGGAACTCACGGTTCGTTTCAATCTACCATCGGTATCCGAAACGAAACCACAGGGGAAGAAATTGCCCTCTTCCGGGAAGTAAAACCTTATGATGACTTTGGTCGCTCAGGTACAGAACGAGCAGTTCCCGGTCAAAATAATACTGGTACAAACTTAGATTTTGTCGGCACAATTGGTGATGCCGTTCAACCAGGACCGAGAGTTAATGTCGTGAACGTATCTGGAAAACCTCAAGGGGCAGTAGTTGAGTTTCCCTTCCAAGCGGGAAATAGGTATACTTTGTACCTAGACTCAGTTAGCGCCACAGGACAAACCAGAAGACGGGTTTTATCTACTCAAGTTTTTGCTAATTTTGACGGAAACTTTGCCAGTTTAAGCGGTGGAACTCGCGGTAATATTACTGGTAGTCGCATCGCTTGGGAAGATGGCGGACAACCGGAAGTTGGTAACGACAGTGACTTTGATGATTTTGTTCTCGAAGCAGGTGGATTTCTCGCTGGTGTAATTCCCTGTCCTCCAATTAGATAAACCTAAAATGTAGTTGCCCCTTTAATTCACCTCTCCCCTAACCCCTCTCCTGCAAGGAGAGGGGAGAAACTATTAATTACTCCCCCTTCCCTAATAGGGAAGGAGGTAGGGGGGTTAGGTTCTTTACTTAAGAAAAAGCTAAAATTTTCTGATAGTGGCTAAATTTCGTTTTTGTCGATTTGGGGATTAGTTGCAAGAATCCATAAAATTGTTATTTAATCAGCAACGGTCGAGTCAACTCATCAGTATATTCAGCCGCAGCTTCTTCTACTTCCGGTTCAGTCACCATTAAATGTTTTTCCAGAATTTCTAAATTACGAATATTAGACTTATAAAAAGCGTCAAAAATATCGCCAAATAACGGAACTGTCCCAATGACAAATTCCAAGCCCACATTGTAAATCATTTTCCGCAAATCTTCGCCAGGAATGCCAAAACGAGTAGCTAGATAAATAATATATGCGGAAAATGCGGTACTAACCAAATCGCCAGCACCTGGGATAATACCAAGAATCGGGTCGATACCGATGCGAAACTTAGTACCGGGAATACCAATCGCGGTATCCATCAAACGACTAAGTTTACGGATGCGTTTGAGTGTTTTTAAGCGTTCGTCGATGTTCATATTTTGATATTGACATTACTGAGGTCTTTTTGTCGTATATCGCTAGAATTAAATTGTCAGCGACAGATGTTGTTTTTGTGTTTCTCAGCATCTATCCTTAGTTAGAAACTTAGAAAACCGAAAATCCCCATGAATTCCCCAGTTTATCCGATAGTTTGGCAAGAAAACAAGGTAAGATTAATCGATCAAACCTGCTTACCTGGTAAATACGCAGTTGTGGAAATTAGTCGCGCTGAAGACATGGCGCGAGCAATTAAGACTATGATTGTCAGAGGTGCGCCAGCGATCGGTGTCGCGGCAGCTTATGGTATGTATTTAGGTGCAACGGAGATCGAAACTAGCGATCGCCAAGAATTTTTACGTCAACTCGATCGCGTAGCTGAGATGTTGCGGCAAACCCGCCCCACCGCAGTAAACTTATTTTGGGCGATCGCGCGATCTCTAAAAACTGCTTACGAAACTCTCGGTACAATCGCAGACATTCGCGCCGCTTTACTCACCACCGCTCAGAATATTCAAGCCGAAGACTTACAAACTTGTCAAGCGATCGGCGATCGCGGCTTAACCGTCTTACCCAGCAACCCACAAAAACTAACCCTGCTTACCCACTGTAACGCAGGTTCCCTCGCCACCGCCGGATACGGCACAGCATTAGGCGTAATTCGCTCGGCATGGCGCGAAAACCGCTTAACGAGAGTTTTCGCCGACGAAACCCGTCCGCGTCTCCAAGGCGCAAAATTGACCGCCTGGGAATGCGTTCAGGAAGGCATACCAGTCACCGTAATTACTGATAGTATGGCAGCCCATTGCCTGAAAGAAAACAAAATTGATGCGATCGTTGTCGGTGCAGACAGAATTGCCGCAAATGGAGATACTGCTAATAAAATAGGCACTTATTCCCTAGCAGTTGTCGCTAAAGCGCATAACGTTCCCTTTTTCGTTGCTGCACCCCTTTCTACAATAGATTTTGAATTAGCAACTGGCGCAGAAATTCCCATCGAAGAAAGAGATTCCGAGGAAATTTATCAAATCGGCGAAACCCGAATTTGTCCCCAAGGCGTAGAATATTACAACCCCGCCTTTGACGTTACTCCTGCGGAATTAATTACCGCAATTATCACCGAAAAAGGCGCAGTTAAACCCGAACAATTGCCACAATTAACCGAACAAGTAGCAGTTTAAAACACATTTTCTAAGAATAATTTAAGAACCTAACCCCCCTACCCCCTTCCCTACAAC
It encodes the following:
- the rsmI gene encoding 16S rRNA (cytidine(1402)-2'-O)-methyltransferase; its protein translation is MNDKAGNLYVVGTPIGNLEDITFRAIRILQEVDIIAAEDTRHTGKLLQHFQIITPQISYHKYNCQQRQEELLTRLLEGDKIALVTDAGMPSISDPGCELVAACLKQGIKVIPLPGANAAVTALSVAGMNGSEFVFAGFLPTKNKERQTHLETLKNETRTIIFYEAPHRLVTTLQDLAKFVGENREIFLGRELTKLHEECIKMKLGEAIAFYREKTPKGEFTLVMAGAATAEKLTISESELKVELQQMLAQGMTRSQAARQLAQVTNLSRRQIYQLDLD
- a CDS encoding YfaZ family protein; translation: MRLSGIALGSLTALVAANFPAIASEMTTWENQSSKSREFPSEINFSVGEIPAVEKVNSVTSDDSVTVTDLSSELTTTSLEISPKTNNSQTEKTNLSQRYLATTNPAKLTPQTKSEVIEFGQEIPKKNPATQPVAEITISQVAQTPFTEVPAIEAITSTVNQSSETNVVNSRGEVEMPTQTVSQEITNEPAQNSNCAAQNPDNREVSNQGAELLAQTRNCPRPQPIQPLVLPDITFEEAGSSPALSIYIPVGFGADGGTLFVSGTYQASVRDDDGDVATFGAGLGLGNAREAVGVELSYAFETEDTDDFGAGGFNAKVHRQLGRDLSVAVGWNGFANIGDNDFDHSVYGVATTVLRTRESINDPFSRVALTLGVGTGQFSEHDDDDDDGVNVFGNVAIRVNRPISLITEWSGDDLGFGLSIAPFKNIPFVITPAVRDVIGEGDEPRFVLGAGTAIKF
- a CDS encoding DUF4112 domain-containing protein, with translation MNIDERLKTLKRIRKLSRLMDTAIGIPGTKFRIGIDPILGIIPGAGDLVSTAFSAYIIYLATRFGIPGEDLRKMIYNVGLEFVIGTVPLFGDIFDAFYKSNIRNLEILEKHLMVTEPEVEEAAAEYTDELTRPLLIK
- the mtnA gene encoding S-methyl-5-thioribose-1-phosphate isomerase; protein product: MNSPVYPIVWQENKVRLIDQTCLPGKYAVVEISRAEDMARAIKTMIVRGAPAIGVAAAYGMYLGATEIETSDRQEFLRQLDRVAEMLRQTRPTAVNLFWAIARSLKTAYETLGTIADIRAALLTTAQNIQAEDLQTCQAIGDRGLTVLPSNPQKLTLLTHCNAGSLATAGYGTALGVIRSAWRENRLTRVFADETRPRLQGAKLTAWECVQEGIPVTVITDSMAAHCLKENKIDAIVVGADRIAANGDTANKIGTYSLAVVAKAHNVPFFVAAPLSTIDFELATGAEIPIEERDSEEIYQIGETRICPQGVEYYNPAFDVTPAELITAIITEKGAVKPEQLPQLTEQVAV